TGCTACAAAGTTTCAGAACCCATGTGAATTCGGTCTTCCACAAGCGCAAACTTCTCAACAGCTAGCCGTTCCGGACTCAGAAGAGAAACCGCAATCCCCACTATAAAAGAAAGCGGAATAGTTGCCAATCCTGGGTTCTTTAGGGGGAAAATTGGAGCCGCATTGTTAAGGATATCCACCTGTATAGTTGGCGACAGATAAATCAGCACCAACGCAGATATCGTACCCACAACCATGCTCGCCACCGCACCCTTAGTAGTGAAGCGTCGCCACACCATAGAGAGAAGCAAAGCTGGGAAATTGGCAGAAGCAGCGATCGCAAACGCCAAACCCACCATATACGCCACATTCTGCCCCTTAAACAAAATCCCCAACACGATCGCTAGGATACCCAGCAGCATTGTCGCACCGCGAGCCACTTTAAGTTGTTCCGACTCATCAGCTTCACCGCCCCGCACCACATTCACCCACAAATCGTGAGATAATGCTGCCGCTCCAGAGAGCGTCAACCCAGCCACAACCGCCAGGATAGTAGCAAACGAGACTGCGGCAATAAAGCCCAGAAACGCATCGCCGCCCAAAACTTCTGCCAACATCGGCGCAGCCATATTGCCACCTTTGTCAATCTGCTTGATGGCATCTTGCCCAACC
This genomic interval from Microcoleus sp. FACHB-831 contains the following:
- a CDS encoding cation acetate symporter — encoded protein: MVLVGQDAIKQIDKGGNMAAPMLAEVLGGDAFLGFIAAVSFATILAVVAGLTLSGAAALSHDLWVNVVRGGEADESEQLKVARGATMLLGILAIVLGILFKGQNVAYMVGLAFAIAASANFPALLLSMVWRRFTTKGAVASMVVGTISALVLIYLSPTIQVDILNNAAPIFPLKNPGLATIPLSFIVGIAVSLLSPERLAVEKFALVEDRIHMGSETL